From Lewinellaceae bacterium:
ATAAAAAATACATAAATAATAGTTGCATGGGAACTAAAGGTGAAGGGAATCGGTTACATGTTTATTTTTAGCATCTGAGTTAAGAAGGCTCATTCTCCCATAAGTACATATCCTTAATGCTTGTCCCCTGTAAACCAAAGACAAATATCAATCTATCTGTCTTGACATTCCTTTCATATCATTGATAGGAGGTGATCAAATAGCCTTATGTTATTAATCTACAAAATTAGCTAATCGTTCTTTTGCGTGTTTATTTTTTGGGGCTTTTTCATACATTATTTTTGCTAAGTATTTATCTCTTTCAATAGTTTGTGTGCCGGTATAAAAAAGATCGCCTAAACAAGCATATCCCCAATCAACACCACGATATGCAGATTTCAAATAATATTCCATTGCCTTATTGGAATTAACTTCTACTCCTTTTCCATCTCTATACATATCACCAATTTTTTGAAAAGCCCAGCCGACATCATTTTCTAATGCCTTTCGGCACCAATACATGCAAGATTTATAATCTCCATTATCAAAATACATTTCCGCCAATCCAAATTGTCCCCACCCCCAATTTCTTTTTGCAGATTTTTCATATAATTCAAAAGCCATTTCAATATTTTTTTTAGTCCCCATACCTTCTCTATATAAATATGCTAATATTTCTTGTTGATTTGCTGTAAAAAAATCATTATCTTTATAAGCATTAAGCGTTTCAAAAATCTCAATATATTCATCAGAATTTTGAGTTTCGTCTCTTATTTCAAAATATCTTTTTAGGGCAATTTCTACTTGATCTTTAATTAATTCCGTTAAATTATCTGGCAAGCTGTCAATCATTGTAAGAAGCAAATGAATTATATTTGCATTTTCGGTGTTTGCCGTTTGCTTATCTAATACTCCACGGGTTAAGTCTGTTAAATACGAATTGTATCTTGCAGAAATCCTTACGATGTCATTAAATAAATCTTTATCCTTGATTGGCAGTTTATTTAATTTTTGTATTGCAATTTCTGTTTTATTTTTAGAAATTAATTGTTTTAAATCCACTTTCACATCTTTCATGTTTTTAGATTATATCAGGTTTAAAGGAACGCATCTTACTAAACTGAACAAGCTTTCATTTATGCCGTAATAAATTTAATCATCTTTCTAATCTAAACCAACCTTCATTACTCCCTCCAACTTCAAATTTAACTATACCTACTCCAACCCACTCAACAACTCCCGAAAACTCTCCAACCCAGCCTCCAAATTCTCCACAATCTCCAGCGCCAACTCATCCGGGTCAGGCAGGTTATCCAGGTCAGCCAGGCTATCGTCCTTGATCCAGAAGATGTCGAGGCTGGTTTTGTCGCGGGCCATGATCTCATCGTAGGTGAATTTGCGCCATCGACCATCAGGATTGCCTTTCGACCAGGTCTCCTGGCGCTTGTGCCGGTTCTGGGGGTTGTAGCACTCGATGAAGTCCTTTAGGTGTTCAAAGCGCATGGGGTTCTTCTTCTTGGTGAAGTGGACGTTGGTGCGGAAGTCATAGAACCACACCTCCTTTGTCCACGGGTCTTTACTGGCTGGTTTGTTGTCGAAGAACAAGACGTTGGCCTTTACTCCCTGGGCGTAGAAAATGCCGGTAGGCAGGCGCAGGATGGTGTGCAGGTCGGTGTTTTGCAGGAGCTTTTTCCGCACTGTTTCCCCAGCGCCGCCTTCAAACAAGACGTTGTCTGGTAGCACCACAGCCGCCTCCCCATTGATCTTCAGCATGGTGCGGATATGCTGGACAAAATTGAGTTGTTTGTTGGAAGTAGAGGCCCAGAAATCCTGGCGGTTGTAGCTCAGTTCTTCTTTAACCTGCTCGCCTTCTTCGTTGGTGCTGGTCATCGACGATTTTTTGCCGAAGGGGGGATTGGCCAGTACATAATCATACCGGCTACCGGGGTCGGAGATCAGGGCATCGCTGCGGTGGATGGACGGTTCATGGTCGAGGTCGCCGATGTTGTGCAAAAAGAGATTCATCAAACACAGGCGGTGGGTGCTGGCGACGATCTCCCAGCCGTGAAAAGTCTCAAATTTCAGGTAGTGCTTCTGATCGCGGTCTAGCTGGTATTCGCGGGTCAGAAAATCATAGAAGGCTAGGAAGAACCCACCGGTGCCAGAGGCAGGGTCGGCCATGGACTTGCCCGGTTCGGGGCGCACACATTCCACCATTGCCTGGATCAAGGCCCGGGGCGTGAAATACTGGCCAGCGCCGGATTTAGTGTCCTCGGCGTTCTTTTCCAGTAGCCCTTCATATATGTCCCCTTTGACGTCAGCGCCCATCATCACCCAGTTTTCTTCGTTGATCATCTGGACGATCTTATACAACTTGGCGGGGTCTTGTATCCGGTTCTGCGCCTTGAAGAAGATTTCCCCAAGCATGCCCTTTTCCTTGCCCAATTCCCGCAGGAGGGTGACGTAGTGGGTCTCTAGTTCAGCGCCGCGCTTGCTGGCCAGGCTTTCCCAATTGTAATCGGCGGGTATCTTAATGTCCCGGCTGTAGGGTGGCCTGGAGTATTCATCGGCCATCTTCAGGAACAGCAGGAAAGTCAACTGCTCCAGGTAGTCGCCGTAGCCGACGCCGTCATCCCGGAGGACGTTGCAGAATGACCATACTTTTTGGACGATGCTGGCGGTGTTGCTCATAGCGAATCCATTATTACGACTTCAACATTAAATTTTTTCAGGAGTGGTTCCAGGACATTGTCGTTTTTGGTACACAATGCCACCGAACGCACACTTTTCGGATTGAAATTCTTTTCGAGTAGTAATTTACTAAATAACGCTTGCCCCATAAGATACATGCCCAGCCTACTGGCTTTGGTTTGAATACAAATGATGTCCATTCCTTCAAGCTCCACTTCTGAAGGCTTTGCAATTTTCATGGGGCCATTTAAAATGATGATGCCGTCAATGAGCCTTCTTGCATGATCCTTTCCAGCTTTCACAACTGGGAATTCCTCGACCAGCGTTCCGCCGGTTTGCTTCCAAAATGCACGGGTTATGGGTGACTCCCTTTTACTCATATTATTTGTTTTCTCACTTCTCCGCCTTTATCCGCTTCAATAACTCCCTCACCCCACTCAACGCCAGTGCCTTTTTCACCTCGGACAACAGCCCCTCCTTTTCCACCAGAACTGGCTTGCCAAACAAGCCCTTTTTATTTACCGATTACACCCCATCGAAATCAATGAGCTTGTTAATATACTGCTTTACTTTTGAAAGAAGTTTCTTTCCCCGGCAAGTTTTTTTGGCCAGGTCAATGGATTTCACACTGATCGCCGTGCCGTTTCTGTATATGTCAACCACAGGGAAGTTTCCCGGGAGGCGGTCAGGCCCGGCCCTGACAATCTCGATTTCCGTGCCGCGCTTAACCGGCGGGAGCTTCCATACTTTTCGGGGAATTGACGGGGGGCATGTCTACTCATCGGGCTTAGCCCGAATTATACAACCAGTAGTTGAAATGGATTACTAATGGAAAGTTTACCAAAGCGTTTTAGCAACTCTACCTCATTATGCGCATCAATCTTTTCTTCCAGGATTATCTTTTGGACTTTGGGTTGCCCCAATCCGGGGATGCGCTGCACGAAAAAAGGAGGCAATTCCTCGTAGCGATACGTTTTGTTGACATCCGGAAAATCCACTAACGGCTATAAGCGGCTTTGCGCTTTAAAGTCTTCAGAATAAGCGAACCGCCAGATGCCTTCGCTCAAAGTCAGCAGCCCGATTTCCAAATCCTCATACATCAGCCGGAATGCCGCTTTCCCTTCTTTGGGCGTGGCCAACTCCTCTTGCCCATCTGCTTTCCAAAGGTGCTTCAGCTTTGAAATGATGTTAGGCATAATTGGGTTATTTAGTACTACTTTAGGACTTTAAAATTTAGCCGGCTCGAGTACTGGCGCGCGGACCTCCAGGTCCGCGAAGGCTGCCTCGGGCAGCCTCTGAAAAGACAATATTATACTAAAAACCTGCTTTTAAGCAGGTTTTCGCGGACCTGGAGGTCCGCGCTCCAGAACATCCGGACCTACCACACCTTAAAGTCCTAAAGTAGTATTAGGTTCATGAGCAAATTTCATTTAACAGCTTCGCCGTCCTTAATTTAAGGCATTTCTTTATGAGTTGCAATGGATAGGTATTTGTGCCAGTTTCGATTAAAGCCACTGTAGTATTTAGGCGTCTCCCGGTACAAGGGATATTTAGGATATTTTTTATACTTGGCCATGGGTTCTTATTTGACTTTCTCCGCCTTGATCCGTTCCAACAGCACTTCCGCTGACTCCTCTGCTGGGTCTTGCGGCACCAGCCTACCCTCAAAGGCCTTCTTTAGGATGCTTTGTCGGAGCGCCTCAGACTTTTGCAGCGCCGTCTCGATCTCTTGTTCCATGTGGTCGCAGACGGAGAGGCGGGATTCGATCTCTTGGACGATCAAACCTTGTTCTTCTTCAGAGGGAATCGGTAACGGAAGATTAGAAAGAACTGTGAGATTTATGGACGCTAAATTGACCGTTTGCTTTGCTTTACCATAAAAATACTTTTTTGCTGTCTGTGTCTGAGAGAAATATCCAACGAATGCATTGGAAATATCTTTTGAGTACAGCCTGGCCCTATAGATATGATTTTGATGAATGCAATCTGGGATTTCGTTTTTCCATATCGTACCCCTCCCCAGCTTATCTTTATCCCCACCCTCAGTGTATAGTATGTCTCCGTATTCAAGCTTATATTTCTGAAAATCAGATGGCAAGGCTTCAATTTCTTTGACCTCCGATAGGTCAAGAAATCCATCTTGAACATTAGCAACCCTTAAATATGGAAGCATCATTGTTTCTTTGCCATCCAGCTTTCTGCCACCTTTTGTTACGCCACTTACAACATCTGCTAAATTGTATAGCTTCACCCAATTCCACCCCACCGGCAACTCCGGCAACTCCCCCAATTCCTTTTCCGTCAGCGGCGGATATTCCTTTGGCTTCTTCGGCTTGGATGGTTTTCTCCGCCCGCCGGAGCCCGGAGGCGAAGGCGGGCGCCCGTCCTTCCCCCGCCTACGCCCAGCTTCGGCGGACGAGGCATTAGCCTCCCACTCCGCCACCGCCTCCTGCCATTCGGTGAGTTGTTGTTCATAATGGTTTTGGCGTTCTTCCTGAATGCGGGTCAGTAAATCCTCGGCGGATGGTAAAGTGCCAGTCCCGGCCTCATGGTCATTCGGCACGGGACTCCCTTCGGTCGCGCCCATCTGCCCAGCCCGCCACTGCTCGGTGAGTTTGCCTTCAAAAGCGGATTTCAGTACCGCCTGCCGGTACACTTTGAGTTGGGCGCGGGCCTTTTCGAGGTTGGCGATGCCGTTGTCCAGCTCGCTGAATAGTTCTTCGATCTTGTTGACGATGCGGTGTTGTTCGGGGAGGGGGGGGAGTAGAAGATCAAAATTCTTTAACTTCTTTTGATTTACAGAAGATTGATTTACGGCATGCTGAGCAACTTCAATAAATTTTCCTTTTTTCCTCAGATATTTAAACTGGTAGTTGAAAAAATCAGCATTCAAGTCCTGATGAAATCGTATCAGTAATAAATTGATGCCGTGTATTACGGTCTTATTTAATTTAAAAATAGCAGTTTTACCTAAATGGTGATCGCTATTTATATGACTAAGTAATATATCATTAAACCTTAACCCATATTTTTCAACTTCCTTTGCTGATATTTCACTTATGTATTTTACCCTATTTAAATCTATAGTCTCATTAGAAATGGTTTCTATCCTAGTAATAGGCCATTCACTCACATCTTTAGATTGCTTAGCATTACATCCATTTGCAATCTTGATTATTAAATCATCTAATTTGCATCCAGTCCATCCGTTTGGCAACATTCTTAAGCAGTTAATTCAAGGTTCATTTCATCAATAATATCCCCCATCCCATCGCCTTTCAATCCATCTTCTCCAGCCCTTTCCCCCTCGCCGTTATTTTGTAAGCAAAAGGCCGCTTTTCCCGCACGGCAATTTTAGTAATTTCCTGCCAATGCTTGACCATCAGCTTAAGCATATCCCAGTAAGAAAAGCCGTTTTTGGATGGAGGGCGGATCAATGACAGTATTCAATGGCATCCATAACCTCTTGCTCGCTGATCTCGTAGGTAAAAGCGATAAAGCCGGGCGGCTCGCCCGCCTTGTGGAGGTTATAAATGGTTTCGGGGTAAATATTGGTATTGCCGACCACCGGGTGGCCGAACTGCCGCCTGGGATCAACGGTGATGCTTTTCTCTTTGCCTAAGGGATAAAACTTTGCGGCGAGATGATCTTGCCCAAAGTCGAGCTTTCGGAAAAAGATGCGGATAAATTCCAGGTTGAATTGCCGGGTTCCATCGAGGCTGATGGTTCCTTCAGGGCTTTCTAAAAATATTTTTTTGCCATCGGTATGGATGCCATCCAGTACCTCTTTTTGAGCAAAAGGGAAAGGGGTATTGTAAATAGCAGATAATTCCAGGTGAGCCTTAAGCACCTGCTTTGGCCACACCCCGGATTCGGAGAATTGCATCATTACGTAGAATTCGACCAGCGTATGAAACCCTACGGCCTTGCTGTTATCCACTTTCCAGGAGTAGTTCCGGGAATAGCTTTCGCCCAGTTTCCCATCCCAGTAGCGGTGCAGCCAGGTGTTCACCTTGGCATAGGGCAAGCGCAGGATACGCGAAATCTCTTTCACTGTATATATGCCATTGCTTATTTTTAGGGAATTTTCTAACACCATGCCGCCAGTTTTTCCAAAAATAACTCAACATATCTTGACAAGCAAGTATTTGTTGGGTTTTAAAAGATATTGTTTTATTTTGTTTGAAACTTCCTTCGGCATCATGCCGACAGCGCTTCATTTATTTCATCAATAATATCCCCCATCCCATCTCCAAACAACTGATACATCTTCCCCCGCCCGCCCTGGGCGTCGAACGGGGAATAGTCCAGGTCGTCCATAGAGATAGAAACCGATGCGGCGATATGATCCCTGACCATATACAGCCACTCCATTTGTTCTTCGGTGAACTTAACCGGCCCTACCTGCTTTCCAAAGACCCAATCCCGGAAGTTGCGCCTCACTCTGGCATCATATGGATCAATGGCTTCATCTATGCCAGTTACCCGGCGCAGCAAAGATACTAAAGCAATCAATTCCGACTTGGGTTGATCCTTCTGAACTTTGTCCAGCTCGGCGTAGGCCTCATAGACCCGCAGCGGGGTCAGGTTGGGCTTATTCCGTTTGAGGTGATCCAGGATTTCCCTGACCATCTGGTACGTCCATTTACGCTGTTGGTAGGGCTGCTCATAGAAGATGCTGAAGGCTGTTATTTCATCTTTATAGGCCTCGACATATTCCTGGAAGCCTTCAATGAGGTTGGCCCCCCGCTCCCCGCTGGAGGTATCCCACTCCGCCCGTCTCAGTTCATCCCTATTGACCGTATCAATAAGCTGTTCGTGGACGCGCCGGGCGTTTTCAATGTAGTCGTTCAATGGCCCGGAGAAGACGCCTCGGGCTGCTGCTATGAGCTTTTCCTGGGCCTCCTGCAAATGGTTTTCTTCTGGGTGCCTGTCCATTGAAATGCCATGCAGTTCCCGTGCCCTATCCTCGATCCGGTCCGGGTCATAAGCTGCCAGTAATCCACTGGCAATTTGGGATGCCGTCCTGCCGCCGGCCTCGCTTTTAAATTCTTCCCGCTCTTTGTCCGATAGCATCCGGTCAAGGCGGATCAGGCGGTTGGCCAGGGAGGTGTATAAATCTTCGTCCCTTTGGCCCATCAGCACAGCGCCCAGCAAATCTTTCATCGGCACCGAGGGCTTGCGCTCCAGTGGCCGGGAATCGGTCTTCAGGCTCTTGGTGACGCCCACGGCATCGACTATGACAAAATGGGACTTGGCATGCCTGGCTGATGGCGTCACTTTCCGCAGGTCATCCTCGCCCAGGGTGCGCGTCCCCCGGCCCTTCATCTGCTCGAAGTAATTACGGCTTTTGACGTCGCGCATGAACAGGAGGCACTCCAGAGGCTTGACGTCCGTGCCAGTGGCGATCATGTCCACTGTCACGGCAATGCGGGGGTTATATTCATTGCGGAATTGAGCCAGGATGGATTTGGGGTCTTCTTTAGCCTGGTAGGTCACTTTCTTGCAGAACTCATTGCCCTCCCCAAATTCATCGCGGACAGTCCGGATGATGTCCTCGGCGTGGGAGTCCGTTTTGGCAAATATCAGGGTCTTGGGTACTTCATCCCGGCCGGGGAATATCTCCGGCAGTTTGTCTTTGAAGGTCTTTATCACCCACCGTATCTGGCTGGGGTTGACTACATTACGGTCTAATTTGGAAGCGGAATATTCTTCATCTTCATCCAGCATCTCCCAGCGTTTCCTTCGGGTAAGCTTCTCCCGGCGCTCGATGTATTCGCCAGCCTCTACTTTAGCCCCGCCTGAAGTGATCCTGGTCTCGATCAAAAATACATCATAGCCCACATTCACCCCGTCTATCACCGCCTGCTCATGCGTATACTCCGACACCACATTCTCCCTGAAGAACCCATAGGTACGGGCATCTGGGGTGGCCGTCAGGCCAATGAGGAAGCCATCGAAATAATCCAATACCTGTTTCCATAGGTTGTAAATGCTGCGGTGGCATTCGTCGATGACGATGAAATCGAAAAACTCGATGGGTATCTTTTCATTGTACCCCACCGGCACCGGTTCCTTGGGTTGCCAGCGCGATTCATTGGGGTTTTCTTCCTCGGCCTTTGCATCCAGTTCTTCATCTTTTAAAATGGAATACAACCGCTGGATGGTGGAGATGCAAACCTGGCTATCCGGTGCGACATAGCGGGAAGTTAAGCGCTGGACATTATATAATTCGGTGAACTTCCGCTTATCATCATCCGGTTCATAAGCCATGAACTCCTGTTCGGCCTGCTCCCCCAGGTTCTTCGTATCGACAAGGAATAGTACGCGCTTTGCATCGGCAAACTTCAGAAGCCTATATATATAGGTAATGGCCGTATAGGTTTTACCCGCGCCGGTGGCCATCTGTATCAACGCCCTGGGCCGTGCCTCGCGGAAAGATTGTTCCAGGCCGGTGATGGCATTAACCTGGCACGCTCTCAACCGTCCGGGGTGGAGCGCTGGAATATGATGTAAGCGCCCCCGGAGGGATTGGCTTTTCTTCAGCCACTCTCTGAATGTCTCCGGCCAATGGAAATAAAAAACCCTCCGCGCCCGTGGCTTGGGGTCGCGGTGGTTGGTAAAGTACGTGACCTCGCCGGTGGATTCGTAGGCGAAGGGCAGCGGGGCGTTGTCCAGGTACTTGAGTTTGGCGGTCCGGTATCCTTCCGTTTGTTCCTCGACGGTGGAAAGCGACTGCGCTTTGTCCGCCGCCTTGGCTTCTATCAACCCGACGGGCTGCTGGCCGACGAACAGGATATAATCCGCCCATCCCCCGGATGTCTGGTACTCCCGTATGGCAATACCTGGCCCAGCCGCCCAGTTGAGCATGTCCTTATCCTGCACGCGCCATCCTGCTTTGGAGAGCATCGCGTCAATGCGGTCCCGAGCGGCCTGTTCTGGGTTCTTGTTGCCGGACATGTTGGGTAGTTGGTAAAATAATGATCCTGCGCGCCCCTCATTGAGGTAGTTTTATCTCAATGGGGTGGTTGCCAAGTTAGTGATCTTTATTTATGAGGATTAGAGTCGGGATGAATATTTTAATAATGTACGGACGTTAGGGGAAGTTGTTGCGCGGAATCGGGCTATCGGTTAACGTGAATTCGGAGATTAAAAAGCTAATAATCATTGCCTTATTTTTGGGACGTCACAACCCTATGGAATAGTCGCTTTGCGAATTCCACAGGATAAACCTGCCGGGTTTATCGGTGGTTTCCGCATTGCTAACCCGGCAGCGTTTATCGGAGACGCAACAGCCTGGCTGCCGCAATGCCGCTGGCGAGAACCGTCTTCGACAAACGCTGCCGGGTTCTGCTAAGCGGGAACACCCCGGAAACCCGGCAGGTTGGAACGCCTTTGGTTCTCATTGAAAAATCTCCGAACTCACGTTAAGTTAATGCCATTTGTTTACCTGGGGTTAGCGTTTGAGCTTGTTGTATTTCTTGTTTGCCATTCTTAAAGGTGTTGCCTCAGTAGCATAAAAATTAAAAACAACCATAAGATATTTGATTTTATGTGTTTTCAAGAATAAAAACCAGGATTTTGTTTGAATTATTCTCATTAAAGACATAGATTTGCAACTATTACTTGATTCACTATTCAAGCCAAACCCATGCAGCAGTCCATCCCCATGCCAACAAGGCCGGCTTCCCGCTTTACACTTCCAATGCTTATTTTGACCGTGGAGGCGGCGGCGAGTAAATTCGGGGATTGCCATCAGTACCGGCTCTACGCCCTGGCACCAGCGCCCTACTCGTGTTATACTTGTGTGTCCCGTCCGAAGGTCATCCTGAATGAGGGACAAACCTTCAAGGTTGGGCAAACCTGTGGCACGGAAAAATCACGGTACGCTTCCGGCTTGCCGGAACCTGGGCTATTTTACCTCATAGAATTTAGGGGCAATCTGTTTGAAGTGATGGTCGCCGAATACGTTAAATTGCTGCTGTTCCAATACAGCAAGGAACGACAGAATATTCTCAAAAACAACAAGCTTCCGGTTATGGAGATGCAACTCCCACCGGGCAATAAAATCCTGAGATAGTATGATATCTTTATTTGCGGAAAAAGAAAATGAACAGGCTACCCTTGCTCTTTACAAAATATTGGAAGGCATCGGCCTTCCGGAAAATGTGAGTATAGCCATAAATAATACCCGCGATGCAGAAAGCGGCGTCCTCCGGGAAGATGGGAAGGTGGTGGATATCTCCCTGGCGAATTGTTACACGCTGGAGGATGTGGTGCGGGAATTGGTGGGGTTGGTGGCCGGGTAAAATTGCTTCTCATAAACAACCAACTCTCCGATACGGAAATGCAACTTCCGCCGGGGAACAAAATCCTGAAATAATCATGATATCCGTCTTCGTAAATAAAGAAACCGATGAAGCTACCATGAAACTATACCATATATTGGATGGACTCAACCTGCCGGACAATGTCAACATTACCATCAATAATTTAAAAGATGCGGAAAGCGGCGTCCTCCGCGAAGATGGAAAGGTGGTGGATATCTCCCTGGCCAATTGTTACACGCTGGAGGATGTGGTGCGGGAGTTGGTGGGGTTGGTGGCGAAAGATTAAGCTAAACCTATCGCAATTTCCCTTGAATAGCAATGGCTCTTGCTACCAGCTTTATGGAGCCGTCCGGTTCAACCGGCAACTTTTTGTGAATGGCGGAATGCAATTGTTTTTGGTTTTCTGCACTCAAGGAAGCTAAATAGCTGGGAGCCGGCCCTTGTCCACCTAAGAAAGGATACCAATAGTCATTAAAATTCTTAAAAACGGTGTTGATGTCTAAATTCAAAGATACCACATTAGTTAAGCCTGCATTTAAAAATGTTTGCTGCAATATTTCAGCATTGCAAATGGGAAAGCGGTTGCCTTCGTCAAGTTGATAAGCCGCTGTGTCAATCTCCCGGGCAGTATCCCAAAAAAAACGTAAAAATTCCATTTTACCCGAATAGTCCCAAACATATGCTGCAATTGTACCGCCTGGCTTTAACACCCGCTTCATTTCCGAAAATGCCACCGCAAGGTCGGAAAAAAAGTTGAGGGCAAGTCCCGAAACAACAATATCCACGGTGGCGCCTGGTGCCGGGATTTTGGATGCGCTTCCAATTATGAAGTTGGTATTTTGTAAATGCCTTTCTTCTGCTTTTGCAAGAAATTCTGCTGATGGATCTACACAAGAAAGCTGTTTGGGTCGGCAAGCATGGATAATAGCTTGGCTCAGAGCGCCTGTTCCGCAACCCCCTCCGGACATTTATGAGGACGCC
This genomic window contains:
- a CDS encoding class I SAM-dependent methyltransferase is translated as MSGGGCGTGALSQAIIHACRPKQLSCVDPSAEFLAKAEERHLQNTNFIIGSASKIPAPGATVDIVVSGLALNFFSDLAVAFSEMKRVLKPGGTIAAYVWDYSGKMEFLRFFWDTAREIDTAAYQLDEGNRFPICNAEILQQTFLNAGLTNVVSLNLDINTVFKNFNDYWYPFLGGQGPAPSYLASLSAENQKQLHSAIHKKLPVEPDGSIKLVARAIAIQGKLR
- a CDS encoding SAM-dependent DNA methyltransferase, producing MSNTASIVQKVWSFCNVLRDDGVGYGDYLEQLTFLLFLKMADEYSRPPYSRDIKIPADYNWESLASKRGAELETHYVTLLRELGKEKGMLGEIFFKAQNRIQDPAKLYKIVQMINEENWVMMGADVKGDIYEGLLEKNAEDTKSGAGQYFTPRALIQAMVECVRPEPGKSMADPASGTGGFFLAFYDFLTREYQLDRDQKHYLKFETFHGWEIVASTHRLCLMNLFLHNIGDLDHEPSIHRSDALISDPGSRYDYVLANPPFGKKSSMTSTNEEGEQVKEELSYNRQDFWASTSNKQLNFVQHIRTMLKINGEAAVVLPDNVLFEGGAGETVRKKLLQNTDLHTILRLPTGIFYAQGVKANVLFFDNKPASKDPWTKEVWFYDFRTNVHFTKKKNPMRFEHLKDFIECYNPQNRHKRQETWSKGNPDGRWRKFTYDEIMARDKTSLDIFWIKDDSLADLDNLPDPDELALEIVENLEAGLESFRELLSGLE
- a CDS encoding sel1 repeat family protein, with translation MKDVKVDLKQLISKNKTEIAIQKLNKLPIKDKDLFNDIVRISARYNSYLTDLTRGVLDKQTANTENANIIHLLLTMIDSLPDNLTELIKDQVEIALKRYFEIRDETQNSDEYIEIFETLNAYKDNDFFTANQQEILAYLYREGMGTKKNIEMAFELYEKSAKRNWGWGQFGLAEMYFDNGDYKSCMYWCRKALENDVGWAFQKIGDMYRDGKGVEVNSNKAMEYYLKSAYRGVDWGYACLGDLFYTGTQTIERDKYLAKIMYEKAPKNKHAKERLANFVD
- a CDS encoding DEAD/DEAH box helicase family protein produces the protein MSGNKNPEQAARDRIDAMLSKAGWRVQDKDMLNWAAGPGIAIREYQTSGGWADYILFVGQQPVGLIEAKAADKAQSLSTVEEQTEGYRTAKLKYLDNAPLPFAYESTGEVTYFTNHRDPKPRARRVFYFHWPETFREWLKKSQSLRGRLHHIPALHPGRLRACQVNAITGLEQSFREARPRALIQMATGAGKTYTAITYIYRLLKFADAKRVLFLVDTKNLGEQAEQEFMAYEPDDDKRKFTELYNVQRLTSRYVAPDSQVCISTIQRLYSILKDEELDAKAEEENPNESRWQPKEPVPVGYNEKIPIEFFDFIVIDECHRSIYNLWKQVLDYFDGFLIGLTATPDARTYGFFRENVVSEYTHEQAVIDGVNVGYDVFLIETRITSGGAKVEAGEYIERREKLTRRKRWEMLDEDEEYSASKLDRNVVNPSQIRWVIKTFKDKLPEIFPGRDEVPKTLIFAKTDSHAEDIIRTVRDEFGEGNEFCKKVTYQAKEDPKSILAQFRNEYNPRIAVTVDMIATGTDVKPLECLLFMRDVKSRNYFEQMKGRGTRTLGEDDLRKVTPSARHAKSHFVIVDAVGVTKSLKTDSRPLERKPSVPMKDLLGAVLMGQRDEDLYTSLANRLIRLDRMLSDKEREEFKSEAGGRTASQIASGLLAAYDPDRIEDRARELHGISMDRHPEENHLQEAQEKLIAAARGVFSGPLNDYIENARRVHEQLIDTVNRDELRRAEWDTSSGERGANLIEGFQEYVEAYKDEITAFSIFYEQPYQQRKWTYQMVREILDHLKRNKPNLTPLRVYEAYAELDKVQKDQPKSELIALVSLLRRVTGIDEAIDPYDARVRRNFRDWVFGKQVGPVKFTEEQMEWLYMVRDHIAASVSISMDDLDYSPFDAQGGRGKMYQLFGDGMGDIIDEINEALSA
- a CDS encoding restriction endonuclease subunit S, producing the protein MLPNGWTGCKLDDLIIKIANGCNAKQSKDVSEWPITRIETISNETIDLNRVKYISEISAKEVEKYGLRFNDILLSHINSDHHLGKTAIFKLNKTVIHGINLLLIRFHQDLNADFFNYQFKYLRKKGKFIEVAQHAVNQSSVNQKKLKNFDLLLPPLPEQHRIVNKIEELFSELDNGIANLEKARAQLKVYRQAVLKSAFEGKLTEQWRAGQMGATEGSPVPNDHEAGTGTLPSAEDLLTRIQEERQNHYEQQLTEWQEAVAEWEANASSAEAGRRRGKDGRPPSPPGSGGRRKPSKPKKPKEYPPLTEKELGELPELPVGWNWVKLYNLADVVSGVTKGGRKLDGKETMMLPYLRVANVQDGFLDLSEVKEIEALPSDFQKYKLEYGDILYTEGGDKDKLGRGTIWKNEIPDCIHQNHIYRARLYSKDISNAFVGYFSQTQTAKKYFYGKAKQTVNLASINLTVLSNLPLPIPSEEEQGLIVQEIESRLSVCDHMEQEIETALQKSEALRQSILKKAFEGRLVPQDPAEESAEVLLERIKAEKVK
- a CDS encoding DUF433 domain-containing protein — protein: MVLENSLKISNGIYTVKEISRILRLPYAKVNTWLHRYWDGKLGESYSRNYSWKVDNSKAVGFHTLVEFYVMMQFSESGVWPKQVLKAHLELSAIYNTPFPFAQKEVLDGIHTDGKKIFLESPEGTISLDGTRQFNLEFIRIFFRKLDFGQDHLAAKFYPLGKEKSITVDPRRQFGHPVVGNTNIYPETIYNLHKAGEPPGFIAFTYEISEQEVMDAIEYCH